A genomic window from Pecten maximus chromosome 2, xPecMax1.1, whole genome shotgun sequence includes:
- the LOC117316699 gene encoding negative elongation factor B-like, whose product MAGLEDLGIPGGDYLQESLTNCSDPLQAIEEFQTENGILLPSLRPALPFLDLHEFKRLDFHNSVLEELRDKLVHRISELANSDDEKRFEKLESLLTKSFPVVKVKTLRPVVMALLKHLPKIEEDYLRKILDDKELYAEAATEVKRQIWQDNQALFGDEVSPLLSQYIKEKENALFGHEHATLTFFLPSPRARRQSEVVQKLSHMVGKNVKLYDMVLQFLRTLFLRTRNTHYCTLRAELLMALHDHEVNEICALDPCHKFTWCVDACIRDRFIDSKRSRELQGFLDGIRKDHEFVLGDLSMILCDPFALNTVALSMMKNLQHCVNNEVMPRDSNDIVLLVRMMALGLGAWDMIDSQLFREPKLDVPIFTKFLPNILSMMVDDHTRSICARIPEEPQPTLKQPSELYATFIKGNSIASLVAMYYTAQACRSRDKFALCQILPTLIHCENERASEDTFLHTIISYLIPMAEDFTQEDMCVVVFDDFILPSISKENMMRHLLRLLWHIHHKLPPARLEALMQATAPNNEHSEAVHMTYQQLADKISSYEPSPATPQEQLDSPLMSVPAPTPAPY is encoded by the exons ATGGCTGGCCTGGAAGATCTCGGAATTCCTGGAGGTGACTATTTACAAGAGTCGCTGACAAATTGTTCAGATCCTCTTCAAGCAATAGAAGAGTTCCAAACAGAAAATGGTATCTTGCTGCCTTCGCTTCGACCAGCTCTCCCGTTTCTGGATTTGCACGAATTTAAAAGACTTGATTTCCATAACTCTGTGTTGGAGGAACTTAGGGATAAACTCGTCCATCGGATATCAGAATTGGCCAATAGTGATGACGAAAAACGATTTGAAAAATTAGAATCGCTCCTGACTAAAAGTTTTCCTGTTGTGAAAGTAAAAACATTACGGCCAGTTGTTATGGCACTGTTGAAACATTTGCCAAAGATAGAGGAAGATTATCTGAGAAAAATTCTTGATGATAAAGAATTGTATGCAGAGGCAGCAACTGAAGTAAAGAGACAAATATGGCAAGACAACCAAGCATTGTTTGGAGATGAAGTGTCACCACTGCTATCACAATATATTAAAGAGAAAGAAAATGCACTGTTTGGTCATGAACATGCAACACTGACATTCTTTCTACCATCACCTAGAGCAAGACGCCAGAGTGAAGTAGTGCAAAAATTGTCGCATATGGTCGGAAAAAATGTCAAGCTTTATGACATGGTTCTACAATTTCTCAGAACTTTGTTTTTGAGGACTAGAAATACTCATTATTGTACATTAAGAGCTGAACTTTTGATGGCTCTTCATGACCATGAAGTAAATGAAATCTGTGCCTTAGATCCATGTCACAAGTTTACATGGTGTGTCGATGCATGTATCAGAGATCGTTTCATTGATTCTAAGAGGTCCAGGGAGTTACAAGGCTTCTTAGATGGCATACGTAAAGATCATGAATTTGTGCTTGG AGACCTTTCTATGATCCTGTGTGACCCTTTTGCACTCAACACGGTAGCATTATCTATGATGAAGAACTTACAACACTGTGTTAACAATGAAGTCATGCCAAGG GACAGTAATGATATTGTTCTGTTGGTACGGATGATGGCCTTGGGACTAGGAGCCTGGGACATGATTGACAGTCAGTTGTTCAGGGAGCCAAAACTG GATGTGCCAATATTCACCAAGTTCCTACCCAACATTTTGTCTATGATGGTAGATGACCACACCAGGAGTATTTGTGCACGGATCCCAGAGGAGCCACAACCAACACTGAAACAGCCATCTGAGTTGTATGCCACTTTCATCAAAGGCAACAGTATAGCAAGTCTAGTGGCTATGTACTACACAGCACAG GCATGCAGAAGTCGTGACAAATTTGCCTTGTGTCAGATTCTGCCGACACTTATCCACTGTGAGAATGAGCGAGCATCTGAGGATACCTTCCTCCACACCATCATCTCGTACCTCATCCCCATGGCCGAGGACTTCACCCAAGAGGATatgtgtgttgttgtttttgatgATTTCATACTT CCATCAATATCTAAAGAGAACATGATGAGACACTTACTGCGACTGTTGTGGCATATCCACCACAAGTTACCGCCCGCTCGCCTTGAGGCTCTCATGCAGGCCACAGCACCAAACAATGAG CACAGCGAAGCTGTTCACATGACATACCAGCAGCTGGCAGATAAAATTTCTTCATACGAGCCAAGTCCTGCAACTCCACAAGAGCAACTAGACTCACCACTAATGAGTGTTCCTGCTCCAACCCCTGCCCCCTACTGA